From the genome of Halomonas sp. 1513, one region includes:
- a CDS encoding antitoxin, whose translation MEQASVFKSNRSQAVRLPKAAALPDSVTRVDVVVVGRTRIIAPAGEAWDSWFDGETVSDDYMLERGQPADQEREGF comes from the coding sequence ATGGAACAGGCATCGGTATTCAAGAGCAATCGCAGCCAGGCAGTTCGGCTGCCCAAGGCCGCCGCTCTGCCCGACAGCGTCACTCGCGTCGACGTGGTAGTGGTGGGGCGGACGCGCATTATCGCCCCGGCAGGCGAAGCCTGGGACAGCTGGTTCGATGGCGAAACCGTTAGCGACGACTACATGCTCGAGCGCGGCCAGCCGGCCGACCAAGAGCGTGAGGGGTTTTAG
- a CDS encoding flagellar hook protein has protein sequence MATISALGVGSGLDLTGLLDQLNAAERQKLQPVTAQRSQEQAKISAYGRLQSSLDRVQTAVGKLNDASLYSSLSTSVLGEGITATAGSSASAGRYEVEVVHAARGGSLASYGEASATDPVVGVGGDTLTLSFGGKDDVEVVLEEGWSLSQIRDAINAHPEAGVTASIINDGSQEGYRLVLSSADTGAAAGIEGMKFDNNSLNQDTSSLVAGRDAELKINNILITSASNRVEGAIQGMTLELDSSATGKVVTVVVEQDAEKLKEAVQGFVSAFNEMKSTVGRMTNVTGDAETAGELVGDRTIRTIETRLGRDLVNMVEGGAAGLLSDVGISLRPNGRLELDEAKLDDVIASEPQRLADFFAGDDSDAGLAGRLEQTLAQFLGSDGLVQSSITSAETRVTSLENRFERMELSIERTLERYRRQFGQLDSMLSQMNATSAYLSQQFDMLSQMGGQRR, from the coding sequence ATGGCTACCATTTCCGCCCTTGGTGTCGGCTCTGGCCTTGACCTTACCGGCCTGCTCGATCAACTCAATGCTGCCGAGCGCCAAAAGCTGCAGCCCGTCACCGCACAGCGGAGCCAGGAGCAGGCCAAGATCTCCGCATACGGACGCCTTCAATCCAGTTTGGATAGGGTGCAGACCGCGGTTGGCAAGCTGAATGACGCGTCACTTTATAGCAGTCTCTCGACCAGCGTACTGGGGGAAGGCATCACAGCCACTGCGGGTAGCAGTGCCAGCGCCGGGCGCTACGAGGTAGAGGTGGTTCACGCTGCACGCGGCGGTAGCTTGGCGAGCTACGGCGAGGCCAGTGCTACTGACCCAGTCGTCGGTGTTGGTGGTGACACGCTGACTCTCTCCTTTGGCGGCAAGGACGATGTTGAGGTCGTGCTTGAGGAGGGCTGGTCGCTTAGCCAGATTCGCGACGCGATCAATGCCCATCCAGAAGCTGGCGTCACTGCCTCGATCATCAACGACGGTAGCCAGGAGGGCTATCGGCTGGTGCTCAGCTCTGCCGACACTGGCGCCGCGGCGGGTATCGAGGGCATGAAGTTTGACAACAATAGCTTGAATCAGGACACCTCCAGCCTGGTGGCGGGGCGCGATGCTGAGCTGAAGATCAATAACATCCTGATCACCAGTGCGAGTAATCGCGTTGAGGGTGCTATACAGGGTATGACGCTGGAGTTGGATAGTTCAGCGACAGGTAAGGTGGTAACCGTCGTAGTCGAGCAGGATGCCGAGAAGCTCAAGGAGGCGGTCCAAGGTTTCGTCTCTGCCTTCAACGAGATGAAGTCCACCGTTGGCCGTATGACCAATGTGACCGGTGACGCTGAGACCGCCGGTGAACTGGTGGGCGACCGAACCATACGCACTATCGAAACGCGTTTGGGGCGTGACCTGGTCAATATGGTGGAAGGTGGAGCGGCAGGCCTGCTGTCCGATGTTGGTATTTCCCTGCGCCCCAATGGCCGCTTGGAGCTTGATGAGGCCAAGCTCGACGACGTCATCGCTAGCGAACCACAACGTTTGGCCGACTTTTTTGCCGGTGACGATAGCGATGCTGGCCTGGCCGGGCGGCTGGAGCAGACCCTGGCGCAGTTCCTTGGCAGCGATGGCTTGGTTCAGAGCTCGATTACGAGTGCCGAGACGCGGGTCACTAGCCTGGAGAATCGTTTCGAGCGTATGGAGCTCAGTATCGAACGGACGCTGGAGCGATACCGGCGCCAGTTTGGCCAGCTCGATAGCATGCTCTCCCAGATGAACGCGACTAGCGCCTACCTTAGCCAGCAGTTTGACATGCTCTCGCAGATGGGTGGGCAGCGCCGCTAA
- a CDS encoding flagellar hook protein, translating to MSSITSLGIGSGLDLNGLLGQLEEAERAKLDPIAQQVETQQVKISAYGELQSTLSAFDNSVATLNDPALFQSVTSEVSGGAVQAAASPEASPGRYDVEVGEIATAGNLATERVSDLDTIVSEGGGKLQLSFEDGSLDHPVDIAAGSTLEDVRDAINADPNAAVNASIVNDGEGYRLALMSQDTGAEAAITGTDFAQFSDAELSGDSVFQDGQNAVLSVNGIDISGPTNQIEDAIQGVTLDLQEPGSSTVVVERDSETIRDSIVGFVDAYNEMKGTAGQLTAFNGEEGEAGPLIGDSTVRAIESSLRNDLAAGVTQDDELSLLSDMGLSLTVDGTLELDEQQLDSVLANDPGGVASFFAGDDDTAGLAGRLAGTTEQLLRSNGALEGSINSAETRIDSLGDRFERTEQTIDQTIERYRSQFVQLDGMLAQMNQTSSYLSEQLSNMGGGQGGGGMGGLM from the coding sequence ATGTCGAGTATCACCTCACTAGGGATTGGCTCCGGCCTCGACCTCAACGGCCTGCTGGGGCAGCTGGAAGAGGCCGAGCGCGCCAAACTCGACCCGATTGCGCAGCAGGTCGAGACGCAGCAGGTAAAGATATCCGCTTATGGCGAACTGCAGAGCACGCTCTCGGCGTTCGATAATAGCGTCGCTACGCTCAATGATCCGGCGCTGTTCCAGAGCGTTACCTCGGAGGTAAGCGGTGGCGCCGTCCAGGCGGCCGCCAGCCCCGAGGCTAGCCCCGGCCGCTATGACGTGGAGGTCGGCGAGATCGCCACGGCAGGCAATCTGGCCACCGAGCGAGTCAGCGACCTGGATACGATCGTTTCCGAAGGGGGGGGCAAGCTCCAACTGAGCTTTGAAGACGGCTCATTGGATCACCCGGTCGATATTGCTGCGGGCAGCACCTTGGAAGATGTGCGCGATGCCATCAACGCCGACCCCAATGCGGCGGTAAATGCCTCTATCGTCAACGATGGCGAAGGCTACCGACTTGCCTTGATGTCGCAAGACACCGGCGCTGAGGCGGCAATCACGGGCACTGACTTTGCCCAGTTCTCGGATGCTGAGCTTTCCGGCGACAGCGTGTTTCAGGACGGCCAGAATGCCGTTCTCTCAGTCAACGGCATTGATATCTCTGGTCCCACCAACCAGATCGAGGATGCCATTCAGGGCGTAACCCTCGACCTGCAGGAGCCGGGCAGCAGCACCGTGGTGGTGGAGCGCGACAGCGAGACCATTCGCGACAGCATCGTCGGCTTCGTCGATGCCTACAACGAGATGAAGGGGACCGCCGGGCAGCTCACCGCGTTTAATGGGGAAGAGGGCGAGGCTGGCCCGCTGATCGGCGACAGCACCGTGCGTGCCATCGAGTCCAGCCTGCGCAACGATCTGGCCGCCGGTGTGACCCAGGATGATGAGCTATCGCTGCTGTCTGACATGGGCCTCTCGCTCACCGTCGACGGCACCCTCGAACTCGACGAGCAGCAGCTGGACAGCGTCTTGGCCAACGATCCGGGCGGCGTGGCCAGCTTCTTTGCCGGTGACGACGATACCGCCGGCCTTGCCGGCCGCCTGGCGGGCACCACCGAGCAGCTACTGAGAAGCAACGGGGCGCTTGAAGGCTCGATCAACAGCGCCGAGACGCGCATCGATAGCCTTGGCGACCGCTTCGAGCGCACCGAGCAGACGATAGATCAGACTATCGAGCGCTATCGTTCACAGTTCGTGCAACTGGACGGGATGCTGGCGCAGATGAATCAGACCAGCAGCTACCTCAGTGAGCAGCTCAGCAACATGGGAGGTGGTCAAGGAGGTGGTGGCATGGGTGGGCTCATGTGA
- a CDS encoding flagellin produces the protein MSVINTNITALIGQNNLNKSQSAQQQAMERLSSGLRINSAKDDAAGQAIANKMTAQINGMNQASRNANDGISLVQTMEGGLDQINNNLQRIRELAVQGANDTNSEEDRVAIATEISERLDEIDRIAAGSNFNTTSLLDNAEDLSIQVGAGTDADADVITIGLVDATVDGLELSADSFRADGDGEFDADALDHDGFQTLINNVDDAMETLDTERATLGATLNRFDSVIENLATTSNNLSEARSRIEDADYAVEVSNMTRANILQQAGTSVLAQANQTPQSVLSLLG, from the coding sequence ATGTCTGTGATCAATACCAACATCACTGCCTTGATTGGCCAGAACAACCTCAACAAGTCGCAGTCTGCTCAGCAGCAGGCGATGGAGCGTCTCTCCTCGGGTCTGCGCATCAACAGCGCCAAGGACGATGCCGCCGGTCAGGCCATCGCCAACAAGATGACTGCCCAGATCAACGGCATGAACCAGGCCAGCCGTAATGCCAATGACGGTATCTCGCTGGTACAGACCATGGAAGGCGGTCTCGACCAGATCAACAATAACCTTCAGCGTATCCGCGAGCTGGCGGTACAGGGTGCCAACGACACCAACAGTGAAGAAGACCGCGTTGCTATTGCTACCGAGATCAGTGAACGCTTGGATGAAATCGACCGCATTGCGGCGGGCTCCAACTTCAATACCACCTCTCTTCTGGATAATGCTGAAGACCTGAGTATTCAGGTGGGGGCAGGCACCGACGCAGACGCGGATGTCATTACAATCGGTCTGGTCGACGCAACAGTCGATGGGTTGGAACTATCTGCAGATAGCTTCCGAGCTGATGGAGACGGTGAATTCGATGCCGACGCACTTGATCACGATGGTTTCCAAACATTGATCAATAATGTCGATGATGCAATGGAGACACTGGATACGGAGCGTGCAACGCTGGGTGCTACCCTCAATCGTTTCGATTCTGTGATCGAGAACCTGGCCACGACCTCCAACAACTTGTCAGAGGCGCGTTCGCGGATCGAAGACGCCGACTATGCGGTGGAGGTCTCCAACATGACGCGTGCCAATATCCTCCAGCAGGCGGGCACATCCGTGCTGGCTCAGGCTAACCAGACGCCGCAGTCTGTCCTCTCTTTGCTGGGCTAA
- a CDS encoding VapC toxin family PIN domain ribonuclease (stability determinant protein), with the protein MLKYMLDTNICIFTIKNRPPQVRDTFKRHHAQLCISTVTLMELIYGAEKSASPERNLAVVEGFAARLEVLDYDAHAAAHSGQIRAELAKSGTPIGPYDQMIAGHARSRGLVVVTHNIGEFQRVPGLRVENWTPDT; encoded by the coding sequence ATGTTGAAGTACATGCTGGACACCAACATCTGCATCTTCACCATCAAGAACCGCCCGCCACAGGTCCGCGATACCTTCAAGCGTCATCATGCCCAGCTATGCATCAGTACCGTGACGCTGATGGAGTTGATCTACGGCGCCGAAAAATCGGCGAGCCCTGAGCGTAACCTGGCGGTGGTTGAAGGCTTTGCCGCGCGCCTCGAGGTACTCGACTACGATGCCCATGCTGCAGCGCATAGCGGGCAGATACGCGCTGAATTGGCCAAGAGTGGTACGCCCATTGGTCCATATGACCAGATGATCGCCGGCCATGCCCGATCCCGAGGGCTTGTGGTGGTTACCCACAATATTGGTGAATTCCAACGTGTGCCTGGTCTCAGAGTCGAAAACTGGACGCCTGACACCTAG